Proteins encoded in a region of the Alosa sapidissima isolate fAloSap1 chromosome 19, fAloSap1.pri, whole genome shotgun sequence genome:
- the gtpbp4 gene encoding nucleolar GTP-binding protein 1 isoform X4, which yields MKYGDSLYRCKQLKRAALGRMCTILKRQKQSLEYLEQVRQHLSRLPTIDPNTRTLLLCGYPNVGKSSFINKVTRADVEVQPYAFTTKSLFVGHMDYKYLRWQVVDTPGILDHPLEERNTIEMQAITALAHLRSAILYVMDVSEQCGHTLAQQLHLFNGIRPLFASKPLIVVANKCDVKKISELPEENQQIFQDLLSEGIPVIETSTLTEEGVMQVKTEACDKLLTFRVDSKMKGKKVHDVLNRLHLAVPNKRDNKERPPFIPEGAALRKKAMEVDAPKRKLERDLELELGDDYILDLQKYWDLMNAEEKQDKIPEIWEGHNIADYIDPDIMKKLEDLEREEELRERAGEYESDSESEDEEMQEIRQLASQIREKRKLKILQSREKDTMGPRMPRTAKKVDRATLEKEMTGLGLDMEDKDESHYAEVARRSRSVAKKRKRDASEAPTSRTRSQSTSSRPPRDQSGLRDVKVHTHTHTHHRPVRPPRREDGEEDEADDEELSEGHEPGWPQGRVRPPHLQPQAQTPARRQEEEWQHQPAINTHTHTHTHTHTSSASSPNTCSQARGRVAAPAGDKHTHTHTHTHTHTHTHTHTHTPLQPQAQTPARRQEEEWQHQPAINTHTHTHTHTHTHTSSASSPNTCSQARGRVAAPTSDKHTHTHTHTHN from the exons ATGAAGTACGGCGACTCTCTGTACCGCTGCAAACAGCTGAAGAGGGCGGCTCTGGGGCGCATGTGCACCATCCTCAAGAGGCAGAAGCAGAGTCTGGAGTACCTGgagcaag TTCGCCAGCACCTGTCTCGTCTGCCCACCATCGACCCAAACACCAGAACCCTGCTGCTGTGTGGCTACCCCAACGTGGGCAAGTCCAGCTTCAtcaacaag gtgaCCAGGGCTGATGTGGAGGTCCAGCCGTATGCCTTCACCACCAAGTCTCTGTTCGTGGGACACATGGACTACAAATACCTCCGCTGGCAG gTGGTGGACACCCCTGGTATCCTGGACCACCCCCTGGAGGAGCGCAACACTATCGAGATGCAGGCCATCACGGCCCTCGCTCACCTGCGCTCAGCCATCCTGTACGTCATGGACGTCTCTGAGCAGTGCGGACACACACTCGCCCAGCAGCTGCACCTCTTCAACGGCATCCGCCCGCTATTCGCcagcaag cctCTGATTGTGGTGGCCAACAAGTGTGATGTGAAAAAGATCAGTGAACTGCCAGAGGAGAATCAG caaaTCTTTCAAGACTTGTTGTCTGAAGGAATCCCAGTGATTGAGACCAGCACACTCACAGAGGAGGGAGTGATGCAGGTCAAAACTGAG GCGTGTGACAAGCTGCTAACGTTCCGTGTGGACTCCAAGATGAAGGGCAAGAAGGTCCATGATGTCCTCAACCGCCTTCACCTGGCCGTACCTAACAAGAGAGACAACAAG gagAGGCCTCCATTCATACCTGAGGGAGCTGCTCTGAGGAAAAAGGCCATGGAAGTGGACGCCCCCAAACGCAAGCTG GAGAGAGatctggagctggagctgggtgATGACTATATCCTGGATCTGCAGA AATACTGGGATCTGATGAATGCTGAGGAGAAACAGGACAAGATCCCGGAGATCTGGGAGGGACACAACATAGCCGACTACATCGACCCTGACAtcatgaag aaactGGAGGACCTGGAGCGTGAGGAGGAGTTGCGTGAGCGGGCGGGCGAGTACGAGTCGGACTCTGAGAGCGAGGACGAGGAGATGCAGGAGATCCGGCAGCTGGCCAGTCAGATCCGAGAGAAGAGGAAGCTCAAGATCCTGCAGTCACGCGAGAAGGACACCATGGGACCACGCATGCCCCGCACCGCCAAGaag gtggaCAGAGCCACTCTGGAGAAGGAGATGACTGGACTGGGCCTAGACATGGAGGACAAAGATGAG TCCCACTACGCAGAGGTGGCCCGGCGCTCTCGGAGCGTTGCTAAGAAACGCAAACGTGACGCATCAGAGGCGCCCACATCACGAACCCGGAGCCAGAGCACCTCGTCCAGACCGCCACGAGACCAGTCCGGCCTCCGAGAcgtgaaggtacacacacacacacacacacaccacagaccagTCCGGCCTCCGAGAcgtgaag ATGGTGAAGAAGACGAAGCTGATGATGAAGAGCTCTCAGAAGGGCATGAACCAGGATGGCCGCAAGGGCGAGTCCGACCGCCACATCTTCAGCCTCAAGCCCAAACACCTGCTCGCAGGCAAGAGGAAGAGTGGCAGCACCAGCCggcgataaacacacacacacacacacacacacacacacacacctcttcagcCTCAAGCCCAAACACCTGCTCGCAGGCAAGAGGAAGAGTGGCAGCACCAGCCggcgataaacacacacacacacacacacacacacacacacacacacacacacacacacacacacacacacctcttcagcCTCAAGCCCAAACACCTGCTCGCAGGCAAGAGGAAGAGTGGCAGCACCAACCagcgataaacacacacacacacacacacacacacacacacacacacacctcttcagcCTCAAGCCCAAACACCTGCTCGCAGGCAAGAGGAAGAGTGGCAGCACCAACCagcgataaacacacacacacacacacacacacacacaattaa
- the gtpbp4 gene encoding nucleolar GTP-binding protein 1 isoform X3: MALYNFKKIMVVPTSKEFIDITLSKTQRKTPTVVHKHYQIHRIRHFYMRKVKFTQQNYHDRLTQILTDFPKLDDIHPFYADLMNVLYDKDHYKLALGQINIAKNLIDNVAKDYVRLMKYGDSLYRCKQLKRAALGRMCTILKRQKQSLEYLEQVRQHLSRLPTIDPNTRTLLLCGYPNVGKSSFINKVTRADVEVQPYAFTTKSLFVGHMDYKYLRWQVVDTPGILDHPLEERNTIEMQAITALAHLRSAILYVMDVSEQCGHTLAQQLHLFNGIRPLFASKPLIVVANKCDVKKISELPEENQQIFQDLLSEGIPVIETSTLTEEGVMQVKTEACDKLLTFRVDSKMKGKKVHDVLNRLHLAVPNKRDNKERPPFIPEGAALRKKAMEVDAPKRKLERDLELELGDDYILDLQKYWDLMNAEEKQDKIPEIWEGHNIADYIDPDIMKKLEDLEREEELRERAGEYESDSESEDEEMQEIRQLASQIREKRKLKILQSREKDTMGPRMPRTAKKVDRATLEKEMTGLGLDMEDKDESHYAEVARRSRSVAKKRKRDASEAPTSRTRSQSTSSRPPRDQSGLRDVKVHTHTHTHHRPVRPPRREDGEEDEADDEELSEGHEPGWPQGRVRPPHLQPQAQTPARRQEEEWQHQPAINTHTHTHTHTHTSSASSPNTCSQARGRVAAPAGDKHTHTHTHTHTSSASSPNTCSQARGRVAAPTSDKHTHTHTHTHTHTHLFSLKPKHLLAGKRKSGSTNQR; encoded by the exons ATGGCACTCTACAATTTCAAGAAGATTATGGTGGTCCCCACCTCAAAG GAGTTCATCGACATCACGCTGTCCAAGACGCAGCGCAAGACGCCCACGGTGGTGCACAAGCACTACCAGATCCACCGCATCCGCCACTTCTACATGCGCAAGGTCAAGTTCACGCAGCAGAACTACCACGACCGCCTCACGCAGATCCTCACCGACTTCCCCAAGCTGGAC GATATTCACCCGTTCTATGCTGACCTGATGAACGTCCTGTACGACAAAGACCACTACAAGCTGGCCCTGGGCCAGATCAACATCGCCAAGAACCTCATCGACAA cgtggcGAAGGACTACGTGCGGCTGATGAAGTACGGCGACTCTCTGTACCGCTGCAAACAGCTGAAGAGGGCGGCTCTGGGGCGCATGTGCACCATCCTCAAGAGGCAGAAGCAGAGTCTGGAGTACCTGgagcaag TTCGCCAGCACCTGTCTCGTCTGCCCACCATCGACCCAAACACCAGAACCCTGCTGCTGTGTGGCTACCCCAACGTGGGCAAGTCCAGCTTCAtcaacaag gtgaCCAGGGCTGATGTGGAGGTCCAGCCGTATGCCTTCACCACCAAGTCTCTGTTCGTGGGACACATGGACTACAAATACCTCCGCTGGCAG gTGGTGGACACCCCTGGTATCCTGGACCACCCCCTGGAGGAGCGCAACACTATCGAGATGCAGGCCATCACGGCCCTCGCTCACCTGCGCTCAGCCATCCTGTACGTCATGGACGTCTCTGAGCAGTGCGGACACACACTCGCCCAGCAGCTGCACCTCTTCAACGGCATCCGCCCGCTATTCGCcagcaag cctCTGATTGTGGTGGCCAACAAGTGTGATGTGAAAAAGATCAGTGAACTGCCAGAGGAGAATCAG caaaTCTTTCAAGACTTGTTGTCTGAAGGAATCCCAGTGATTGAGACCAGCACACTCACAGAGGAGGGAGTGATGCAGGTCAAAACTGAG GCGTGTGACAAGCTGCTAACGTTCCGTGTGGACTCCAAGATGAAGGGCAAGAAGGTCCATGATGTCCTCAACCGCCTTCACCTGGCCGTACCTAACAAGAGAGACAACAAG gagAGGCCTCCATTCATACCTGAGGGAGCTGCTCTGAGGAAAAAGGCCATGGAAGTGGACGCCCCCAAACGCAAGCTG GAGAGAGatctggagctggagctgggtgATGACTATATCCTGGATCTGCAGA AATACTGGGATCTGATGAATGCTGAGGAGAAACAGGACAAGATCCCGGAGATCTGGGAGGGACACAACATAGCCGACTACATCGACCCTGACAtcatgaag aaactGGAGGACCTGGAGCGTGAGGAGGAGTTGCGTGAGCGGGCGGGCGAGTACGAGTCGGACTCTGAGAGCGAGGACGAGGAGATGCAGGAGATCCGGCAGCTGGCCAGTCAGATCCGAGAGAAGAGGAAGCTCAAGATCCTGCAGTCACGCGAGAAGGACACCATGGGACCACGCATGCCCCGCACCGCCAAGaag gtggaCAGAGCCACTCTGGAGAAGGAGATGACTGGACTGGGCCTAGACATGGAGGACAAAGATGAG TCCCACTACGCAGAGGTGGCCCGGCGCTCTCGGAGCGTTGCTAAGAAACGCAAACGTGACGCATCAGAGGCGCCCACATCACGAACCCGGAGCCAGAGCACCTCGTCCAGACCGCCACGAGACCAGTCCGGCCTCCGAGAcgtgaaggtacacacacacacacacacacaccacagaccagTCCGGCCTCCGAGAcgtgaag ATGGTGAAGAAGACGAAGCTGATGATGAAGAGCTCTCAGAAGGGCATGAACCAGGATGGCCGCAAGGGCGAGTCCGACCGCCACATCTTCAGCCTCAAGCCCAAACACCTGCTCGCAGGCAAGAGGAAGAGTGGCAGCACCAGCCggcgataaacacacacacacacacacacacacacacacacacctcttcagcCTCAAGCCCAAACACCTGCTCGCAGGCAAGAGGAAGAGTGGCAGCACCAGCCggcgataaacacacacacacacacacacacacacacaca tcttcagcCTCAAGCCCAAACACCTGCTCGCAGGCAAGAGGAAGAGTGGCAGCACCAACCagcgataaacacacacacacacacacacacacacacacacacacacacctcttcagcCTCAAGCCCAAACACCTGCTCGCAGGCAAGAGGAAGAGTGGCAGCACCAACCagcgataa
- the gtpbp4 gene encoding nucleolar GTP-binding protein 1 isoform X1 — MALYNFKKIMVVPTSKEFIDITLSKTQRKTPTVVHKHYQIHRIRHFYMRKVKFTQQNYHDRLTQILTDFPKLDDIHPFYADLMNVLYDKDHYKLALGQINIAKNLIDNVAKDYVRLMKYGDSLYRCKQLKRAALGRMCTILKRQKQSLEYLEQVRQHLSRLPTIDPNTRTLLLCGYPNVGKSSFINKVTRADVEVQPYAFTTKSLFVGHMDYKYLRWQVVDTPGILDHPLEERNTIEMQAITALAHLRSAILYVMDVSEQCGHTLAQQLHLFNGIRPLFASKPLIVVANKCDVKKISELPEENQQIFQDLLSEGIPVIETSTLTEEGVMQVKTEACDKLLTFRVDSKMKGKKVHDVLNRLHLAVPNKRDNKERPPFIPEGAALRKKAMEVDAPKRKLERDLELELGDDYILDLQKYWDLMNAEEKQDKIPEIWEGHNIADYIDPDIMKKLEDLEREEELRERAGEYESDSESEDEEMQEIRQLASQIREKRKLKILQSREKDTMGPRMPRTAKKVDRATLEKEMTGLGLDMEDKDESHYAEVARRSRSVAKKRKRDASEAPTSRTRSQSTSSRPPRDQSGLRDVKVHTHTHTHHRPVRPPRREDGEEDEADDEELSEGHEPGWPQGRVRPPHLQPQAQTPARRQEEEWQHQPAINTHTHTHTHTHTSSASSPNTCSQARGRVAAPAGDKHTHTHTHTHTHTHTHTHTHTPLQPQAQTPARRQEEEWQHQPAINTHTHTHTHTHTHTSSASSPNTCSQARGRVAAPTSDKHTHTHTHTHN, encoded by the exons ATGGCACTCTACAATTTCAAGAAGATTATGGTGGTCCCCACCTCAAAG GAGTTCATCGACATCACGCTGTCCAAGACGCAGCGCAAGACGCCCACGGTGGTGCACAAGCACTACCAGATCCACCGCATCCGCCACTTCTACATGCGCAAGGTCAAGTTCACGCAGCAGAACTACCACGACCGCCTCACGCAGATCCTCACCGACTTCCCCAAGCTGGAC GATATTCACCCGTTCTATGCTGACCTGATGAACGTCCTGTACGACAAAGACCACTACAAGCTGGCCCTGGGCCAGATCAACATCGCCAAGAACCTCATCGACAA cgtggcGAAGGACTACGTGCGGCTGATGAAGTACGGCGACTCTCTGTACCGCTGCAAACAGCTGAAGAGGGCGGCTCTGGGGCGCATGTGCACCATCCTCAAGAGGCAGAAGCAGAGTCTGGAGTACCTGgagcaag TTCGCCAGCACCTGTCTCGTCTGCCCACCATCGACCCAAACACCAGAACCCTGCTGCTGTGTGGCTACCCCAACGTGGGCAAGTCCAGCTTCAtcaacaag gtgaCCAGGGCTGATGTGGAGGTCCAGCCGTATGCCTTCACCACCAAGTCTCTGTTCGTGGGACACATGGACTACAAATACCTCCGCTGGCAG gTGGTGGACACCCCTGGTATCCTGGACCACCCCCTGGAGGAGCGCAACACTATCGAGATGCAGGCCATCACGGCCCTCGCTCACCTGCGCTCAGCCATCCTGTACGTCATGGACGTCTCTGAGCAGTGCGGACACACACTCGCCCAGCAGCTGCACCTCTTCAACGGCATCCGCCCGCTATTCGCcagcaag cctCTGATTGTGGTGGCCAACAAGTGTGATGTGAAAAAGATCAGTGAACTGCCAGAGGAGAATCAG caaaTCTTTCAAGACTTGTTGTCTGAAGGAATCCCAGTGATTGAGACCAGCACACTCACAGAGGAGGGAGTGATGCAGGTCAAAACTGAG GCGTGTGACAAGCTGCTAACGTTCCGTGTGGACTCCAAGATGAAGGGCAAGAAGGTCCATGATGTCCTCAACCGCCTTCACCTGGCCGTACCTAACAAGAGAGACAACAAG gagAGGCCTCCATTCATACCTGAGGGAGCTGCTCTGAGGAAAAAGGCCATGGAAGTGGACGCCCCCAAACGCAAGCTG GAGAGAGatctggagctggagctgggtgATGACTATATCCTGGATCTGCAGA AATACTGGGATCTGATGAATGCTGAGGAGAAACAGGACAAGATCCCGGAGATCTGGGAGGGACACAACATAGCCGACTACATCGACCCTGACAtcatgaag aaactGGAGGACCTGGAGCGTGAGGAGGAGTTGCGTGAGCGGGCGGGCGAGTACGAGTCGGACTCTGAGAGCGAGGACGAGGAGATGCAGGAGATCCGGCAGCTGGCCAGTCAGATCCGAGAGAAGAGGAAGCTCAAGATCCTGCAGTCACGCGAGAAGGACACCATGGGACCACGCATGCCCCGCACCGCCAAGaag gtggaCAGAGCCACTCTGGAGAAGGAGATGACTGGACTGGGCCTAGACATGGAGGACAAAGATGAG TCCCACTACGCAGAGGTGGCCCGGCGCTCTCGGAGCGTTGCTAAGAAACGCAAACGTGACGCATCAGAGGCGCCCACATCACGAACCCGGAGCCAGAGCACCTCGTCCAGACCGCCACGAGACCAGTCCGGCCTCCGAGAcgtgaaggtacacacacacacacacacacaccacagaccagTCCGGCCTCCGAGAcgtgaag ATGGTGAAGAAGACGAAGCTGATGATGAAGAGCTCTCAGAAGGGCATGAACCAGGATGGCCGCAAGGGCGAGTCCGACCGCCACATCTTCAGCCTCAAGCCCAAACACCTGCTCGCAGGCAAGAGGAAGAGTGGCAGCACCAGCCggcgataaacacacacacacacacacacacacacacacacacctcttcagcCTCAAGCCCAAACACCTGCTCGCAGGCAAGAGGAAGAGTGGCAGCACCAGCCggcgataaacacacacacacacacacacacacacacacacacacacacacacacacacacacacacacacctcttcagcCTCAAGCCCAAACACCTGCTCGCAGGCAAGAGGAAGAGTGGCAGCACCAACCagcgataaacacacacacacacacacacacacacacacacacacacacctcttcagcCTCAAGCCCAAACACCTGCTCGCAGGCAAGAGGAAGAGTGGCAGCACCAACCagcgataaacacacacacacacacacacacacacacaattaa
- the gtpbp4 gene encoding nucleolar GTP-binding protein 1 isoform X2, giving the protein MALYNFKKIMVVPTSKEFIDITLSKTQRKTPTVVHKHYQIHRIRHFYMRKVKFTQQNYHDRLTQILTDFPKLDDIHPFYADLMNVLYDKDHYKLALGQINIAKNLIDNVAKDYVRLMKYGDSLYRCKQLKRAALGRMCTILKRQKQSLEYLEQVRQHLSRLPTIDPNTRTLLLCGYPNVGKSSFINKVTRADVEVQPYAFTTKSLFVGHMDYKYLRWQVVDTPGILDHPLEERNTIEMQAITALAHLRSAILYVMDVSEQCGHTLAQQLHLFNGIRPLFASKPLIVVANKCDVKKISELPEENQQIFQDLLSEGIPVIETSTLTEEGVMQVKTEACDKLLTFRVDSKMKGKKVHDVLNRLHLAVPNKRDNKERPPFIPEGAALRKKAMEVDAPKRKLERDLELELGDDYILDLQKYWDLMNAEEKQDKIPEIWEGHNIADYIDPDIMKKLEDLEREEELRERAGEYESDSESEDEEMQEIRQLASQIREKRKLKILQSREKDTMGPRMPRTAKKVDRATLEKEMTGLGLDMEDKDESHYAEVARRSRSVAKKRKRDASEAPTSRTRSQSTSSRPPRDQSGLRDVKVHTHTHTHHRPVRPPRREDGEEDEADDEELSEGHEPGWPQGRVRPPHLQPQAQTPARRQEEEWQHQPAINTHTHTHTHTHTSSASSPNTCSQARGRVAAPAGDKHTHTHTHTHLQPQAQTPARRQEEEWQHQPAINTHTHTHTHTHTHTSSASSPNTCSQARGRVAAPTSDKHTHTHTHTHN; this is encoded by the exons ATGGCACTCTACAATTTCAAGAAGATTATGGTGGTCCCCACCTCAAAG GAGTTCATCGACATCACGCTGTCCAAGACGCAGCGCAAGACGCCCACGGTGGTGCACAAGCACTACCAGATCCACCGCATCCGCCACTTCTACATGCGCAAGGTCAAGTTCACGCAGCAGAACTACCACGACCGCCTCACGCAGATCCTCACCGACTTCCCCAAGCTGGAC GATATTCACCCGTTCTATGCTGACCTGATGAACGTCCTGTACGACAAAGACCACTACAAGCTGGCCCTGGGCCAGATCAACATCGCCAAGAACCTCATCGACAA cgtggcGAAGGACTACGTGCGGCTGATGAAGTACGGCGACTCTCTGTACCGCTGCAAACAGCTGAAGAGGGCGGCTCTGGGGCGCATGTGCACCATCCTCAAGAGGCAGAAGCAGAGTCTGGAGTACCTGgagcaag TTCGCCAGCACCTGTCTCGTCTGCCCACCATCGACCCAAACACCAGAACCCTGCTGCTGTGTGGCTACCCCAACGTGGGCAAGTCCAGCTTCAtcaacaag gtgaCCAGGGCTGATGTGGAGGTCCAGCCGTATGCCTTCACCACCAAGTCTCTGTTCGTGGGACACATGGACTACAAATACCTCCGCTGGCAG gTGGTGGACACCCCTGGTATCCTGGACCACCCCCTGGAGGAGCGCAACACTATCGAGATGCAGGCCATCACGGCCCTCGCTCACCTGCGCTCAGCCATCCTGTACGTCATGGACGTCTCTGAGCAGTGCGGACACACACTCGCCCAGCAGCTGCACCTCTTCAACGGCATCCGCCCGCTATTCGCcagcaag cctCTGATTGTGGTGGCCAACAAGTGTGATGTGAAAAAGATCAGTGAACTGCCAGAGGAGAATCAG caaaTCTTTCAAGACTTGTTGTCTGAAGGAATCCCAGTGATTGAGACCAGCACACTCACAGAGGAGGGAGTGATGCAGGTCAAAACTGAG GCGTGTGACAAGCTGCTAACGTTCCGTGTGGACTCCAAGATGAAGGGCAAGAAGGTCCATGATGTCCTCAACCGCCTTCACCTGGCCGTACCTAACAAGAGAGACAACAAG gagAGGCCTCCATTCATACCTGAGGGAGCTGCTCTGAGGAAAAAGGCCATGGAAGTGGACGCCCCCAAACGCAAGCTG GAGAGAGatctggagctggagctgggtgATGACTATATCCTGGATCTGCAGA AATACTGGGATCTGATGAATGCTGAGGAGAAACAGGACAAGATCCCGGAGATCTGGGAGGGACACAACATAGCCGACTACATCGACCCTGACAtcatgaag aaactGGAGGACCTGGAGCGTGAGGAGGAGTTGCGTGAGCGGGCGGGCGAGTACGAGTCGGACTCTGAGAGCGAGGACGAGGAGATGCAGGAGATCCGGCAGCTGGCCAGTCAGATCCGAGAGAAGAGGAAGCTCAAGATCCTGCAGTCACGCGAGAAGGACACCATGGGACCACGCATGCCCCGCACCGCCAAGaag gtggaCAGAGCCACTCTGGAGAAGGAGATGACTGGACTGGGCCTAGACATGGAGGACAAAGATGAG TCCCACTACGCAGAGGTGGCCCGGCGCTCTCGGAGCGTTGCTAAGAAACGCAAACGTGACGCATCAGAGGCGCCCACATCACGAACCCGGAGCCAGAGCACCTCGTCCAGACCGCCACGAGACCAGTCCGGCCTCCGAGAcgtgaaggtacacacacacacacacacacaccacagaccagTCCGGCCTCCGAGAcgtgaag ATGGTGAAGAAGACGAAGCTGATGATGAAGAGCTCTCAGAAGGGCATGAACCAGGATGGCCGCAAGGGCGAGTCCGACCGCCACATCTTCAGCCTCAAGCCCAAACACCTGCTCGCAGGCAAGAGGAAGAGTGGCAGCACCAGCCggcgataaacacacacacacacacacacacacacacacacacctcttcagcCTCAAGCCCAAACACCTGCTCGCAGGCAAGAGGAAGAGTGGCAGCACCAGCCggcgataaacacacacacacacacacacacacaca tcttcagcCTCAAGCCCAAACACCTGCTCGCAGGCAAGAGGAAGAGTGGCAGCACCAACCagcgataaacacacacacacacacacacacacacacacacacacacacctcttcagcCTCAAGCCCAAACACCTGCTCGCAGGCAAGAGGAAGAGTGGCAGCACCAACCagcgataaacacacacacacacacacacacacacacaattaa
- the gtpbp4 gene encoding nucleolar GTP-binding protein 1 isoform X5 produces the protein MALYNFKKIMVVPTSKEFIDITLSKTQRKTPTVVHKHYQIHRIRHFYMRKVKFTQQNYHDRLTQILTDFPKLDDIHPFYADLMNVLYDKDHYKLALGQINIAKNLIDNVAKDYVRLMKYGDSLYRCKQLKRAALGRMCTILKRQKQSLEYLEQVRQHLSRLPTIDPNTRTLLLCGYPNVGKSSFINKVTRADVEVQPYAFTTKSLFVGHMDYKYLRWQVVDTPGILDHPLEERNTIEMQAITALAHLRSAILYVMDVSEQCGHTLAQQLHLFNGIRPLFASKPLIVVANKCDVKKISELPEENQQIFQDLLSEGIPVIETSTLTEEGVMQVKTEACDKLLTFRVDSKMKGKKVHDVLNRLHLAVPNKRDNKERPPFIPEGAALRKKAMEVDAPKRKLERDLELELGDDYILDLQKYWDLMNAEEKQDKIPEIWEGHNIADYIDPDIMKKLEDLEREEELRERAGEYESDSESEDEEMQEIRQLASQIREKRKLKILQSREKDTMGPRMPRTAKKVDRATLEKEMTGLGLDMEDKDESHYAEVARRSRSVAKKRKRDASEAPTSRTRSQSTSSRPPRDQSGLRDVKMVKKTKLMMKSSQKGMNQDGRKGESDRHIFSLKPKHLLAGKRKSGSTSRR, from the exons ATGGCACTCTACAATTTCAAGAAGATTATGGTGGTCCCCACCTCAAAG GAGTTCATCGACATCACGCTGTCCAAGACGCAGCGCAAGACGCCCACGGTGGTGCACAAGCACTACCAGATCCACCGCATCCGCCACTTCTACATGCGCAAGGTCAAGTTCACGCAGCAGAACTACCACGACCGCCTCACGCAGATCCTCACCGACTTCCCCAAGCTGGAC GATATTCACCCGTTCTATGCTGACCTGATGAACGTCCTGTACGACAAAGACCACTACAAGCTGGCCCTGGGCCAGATCAACATCGCCAAGAACCTCATCGACAA cgtggcGAAGGACTACGTGCGGCTGATGAAGTACGGCGACTCTCTGTACCGCTGCAAACAGCTGAAGAGGGCGGCTCTGGGGCGCATGTGCACCATCCTCAAGAGGCAGAAGCAGAGTCTGGAGTACCTGgagcaag TTCGCCAGCACCTGTCTCGTCTGCCCACCATCGACCCAAACACCAGAACCCTGCTGCTGTGTGGCTACCCCAACGTGGGCAAGTCCAGCTTCAtcaacaag gtgaCCAGGGCTGATGTGGAGGTCCAGCCGTATGCCTTCACCACCAAGTCTCTGTTCGTGGGACACATGGACTACAAATACCTCCGCTGGCAG gTGGTGGACACCCCTGGTATCCTGGACCACCCCCTGGAGGAGCGCAACACTATCGAGATGCAGGCCATCACGGCCCTCGCTCACCTGCGCTCAGCCATCCTGTACGTCATGGACGTCTCTGAGCAGTGCGGACACACACTCGCCCAGCAGCTGCACCTCTTCAACGGCATCCGCCCGCTATTCGCcagcaag cctCTGATTGTGGTGGCCAACAAGTGTGATGTGAAAAAGATCAGTGAACTGCCAGAGGAGAATCAG caaaTCTTTCAAGACTTGTTGTCTGAAGGAATCCCAGTGATTGAGACCAGCACACTCACAGAGGAGGGAGTGATGCAGGTCAAAACTGAG GCGTGTGACAAGCTGCTAACGTTCCGTGTGGACTCCAAGATGAAGGGCAAGAAGGTCCATGATGTCCTCAACCGCCTTCACCTGGCCGTACCTAACAAGAGAGACAACAAG gagAGGCCTCCATTCATACCTGAGGGAGCTGCTCTGAGGAAAAAGGCCATGGAAGTGGACGCCCCCAAACGCAAGCTG GAGAGAGatctggagctggagctgggtgATGACTATATCCTGGATCTGCAGA AATACTGGGATCTGATGAATGCTGAGGAGAAACAGGACAAGATCCCGGAGATCTGGGAGGGACACAACATAGCCGACTACATCGACCCTGACAtcatgaag aaactGGAGGACCTGGAGCGTGAGGAGGAGTTGCGTGAGCGGGCGGGCGAGTACGAGTCGGACTCTGAGAGCGAGGACGAGGAGATGCAGGAGATCCGGCAGCTGGCCAGTCAGATCCGAGAGAAGAGGAAGCTCAAGATCCTGCAGTCACGCGAGAAGGACACCATGGGACCACGCATGCCCCGCACCGCCAAGaag gtggaCAGAGCCACTCTGGAGAAGGAGATGACTGGACTGGGCCTAGACATGGAGGACAAAGATGAG TCCCACTACGCAGAGGTGGCCCGGCGCTCTCGGAGCGTTGCTAAGAAACGCAAACGTGACGCATCAGAGGCGCCCACATCACGAACCCGGAGCCAGAGCACCTCGTCCAGACCGCCACGAGACCAGTCCGGCCTCCGAGAcgtgaag ATGGTGAAGAAGACGAAGCTGATGATGAAGAGCTCTCAGAAGGGCATGAACCAGGATGGCCGCAAGGGCGAGTCCGACCGCCACATCTTCAGCCTCAAGCCCAAACACCTGCTCGCAGGCAAGAGGAAGAGTGGCAGCACCAGCCggcgataa